The sequence tCTGTATCAACTACACATCCACGTTGATAAATTACTTGCATAACTTGCTTTAAGGctgcatttaataaatgtgCCGCTGTATGGTGTTTCATTGCTCCAACACGAATATTTGGTTCTATATTAACTAAGCAATCATCCCCTATTTGTAAATGCAAATCTGATATgctagaaaataaatttgtgtattgattacattttacaataaaaagttataattaaaataaattttataattatctaaatatctttaaaatgtgACACTTACGGTAAATCTGCTTTGATGAAATGTCCGGAATGAATTACATAGCCATTTACTTTTGTAACattatctatattaaaaaatagatttttaatactaatgtTTCCTTTATCTGAAACTTGGCCACCTTCCAATGAATAACATACAGTTTTGTCCAATATAATACCAATCTCATCTGTACTGCTTAATATCTCGCcgatatttatagatattttattgttattaatttttgtaatattggaATTGTCTTTACTTGCAACTAATTCtcctacaaaataaatatttagttttagaaTTGCATTGTGCAATTTTatcggaataaaaaaaaatatatgtgtgtgtgtatgtgtatgtgtgtgtgtgtgtgtgtgtggtttacttaataatattaccaTTGAGAATAACACCAACGAGTTTACTGTTAAGTACTGGAAATTCATAAGTATTGCCATCATATCTATAATTGTACTTGAATAAATCATCCGTCTTAGGTACATGATTCTTTTCAAGTATTCCCAAAGATTCTTTAGTAATTACAGTGCTATGTTTGTCTAATCCAATTCTTGATTGATATCTTCGATTATTAAGCTGTTCTTCAAAATCCATTTCATCAAAGTATAAAGATTCGATTTGTGCTAATTCTGCTATAATTTCTGAATTAAGGCCGTATGTATCGTACAATTTAAATGCAACAGTTCCCGGTAACACATTGGTTTTGTGTCtataaatttacgaattataaattgtaacattatgaattattatatttatttatattaatcattattaatgtcacgtaaaagatataattaaaagaactACATCTTACAATTCTTTCAATATGGattgtagatatttataacCATCCATTAGACCGGGAGCCATCCAATCGGTGATTGCTATTAATTCGGGACGGGTTTCAATCATCTTATTCCACATTTTACCAGAAGTATTATGTAATCTCCTTACTAGATCTTCTTCAAAGTCTATTATTCTTTGTACCTAATAAATCGCATTCAGCAACATtgaaatcatataaaatatgtctcaataaaaaaatgtacttcttaataattttattttaatatatatcttaatagttctaattctaattattttacctGTTTTAGATTAGTATGCAATTCTGGATAAGCTATACCCAGATTATCAATTACGCTGTAAGCAAGTTCTGAAACTATTCCACGTTTTCTGAAGACTTTCTCCCCTACATCTATCGCTTTCCGCAATACTTTCCGCAGCTTTGGACTGaaattacatacatacaccatattatatatttgacattcacatatgtaaaattataaatactaaaatcATACTGTTGTTCCGGTAACATGTTATCAGCCAATGCAACCGTAATCATTCTTGCATGATCAGCTAAAATTCTGTAACTATAGTCAATTTTGCTTGTATTATCATCACCAAATGTTCCTTTATATTCTGGTGCATTGGAGTGCTTTTGTATTGCATCAAACAATGGCTGGAAAAGATCAGTatcataatttgattttttcccTTGTAATAATGTAACTAATCGCTCAAATCCCATGCCTGTATCAACATGATGGTTTGGTAAAGGTACTATACATCCATTTGCAAGCctgacataaaatattatgatattgaataggctatgcaattttgtattaactGATACAAATAAGCTCTTTAtagtattacaaaatttttaatatttaattcaatatatagatataaaaaatattatcaaaagcatgctgtataaaataattttaaaaaattaaaacaaaaagaagtttataacaaaaattgataaatcacctttcatattgtataaaaactatattccACAATTCCATAAGATCAGCATATCCTTTATTGACTCGTCCAGCTTGATTAGTCGATCGTTTCATAAAGTCCACATGTATTTCTGTACAAGACCCACAAGGGCCTGATATCCCCATTTCCCAAAAATTATCTCGTATACCAAAaggtaaaactttatattctgGAAGGCCAAGTCTTAACCAAATATCCTTGCACTCCAGATCTGGACTCAAACCTAGTTCTTCGTCACCACCAAAATATGTTACATACAAACATTCTTTGGGTATGCCATATACATTTGTTAACAGATTCCAAGCGTATAAGCAAGCATCCTCCTAAGAGTAGTCAGATTCTTTATCACATTGTACCTTATTACTATcattatataagtattatgAGTACAGATAACAGGGTAAATGtaacattactttttgtatacCTTAAAATAATCTCCAAAGGACCAATTGCCAAGCATTTCAAAGAAAGTGTGATGATAACTGTCATTGCCAACGGCACTTAAATCATTATGTTTTCCACCGACTCTGATACATTTTTGCGAGTTCACAGCCTTTGTTACAGGAGGTTTGTAATAATCTAAGAAAATCCCTTTAAACTGAAAAAGAAACGTTAACATGCTTATTATTGGAGACTAACCTTTCAAGATTGAGAAACGTACTTGATTCATGCCAGCATTGATAAATGCCAGGGACTGATCGGTGATCGGAAAGACGGGACTGGACCGAATAAAACTGTGCTTTAAATCTTTCGtgaaataatctaaaaattcgTTCCTAATCAGGTTAGCCGGTTTGTTGCTCGCAAACTGGCTGTACGGgcgaataaatgtaaaaaaaatcctcCTCGTGATAGAATTCGTCATCATTCGTAAATAACGCATAATACCAAATAATCatcaaacaatttaattttcataaaacaaTGTAGAGGTCCATGTGCATGCACCGAGAGTCATCGCGCTGCACAGCTAAGCAGGCACTCTTGTAGTTGTAGTTGTAGTATCTCCGTCCGAGCCGTCCAAGCTCCAAATGGCTACACCGGCTACACGCAGCATCGTGCACATAATCAATTCTAAATGATCTATTATTATACCCAACGacatttaatttctcaaaactataaatatgatgatgaggtaataaaaaaatgagtaaaaattttactttgaaaatcCCACTTAAGTTTGACATTCACTTAATTCTTTCAAGCTTTGTGCTGTTATGTGTCTAAATTCAGAAATTGGTCGCTGAACTTGAATATCTGAATTGATAAgcaaatatttcagaattatcattcagatgtacatacatatactctaatgattaattattttttcccagaatatataaaaataaaaaaaacattttaatgtttttttctacCTTTTCTTATTTGCTTactaaaaattcaatataaaaatttctcaattttccttaaacaaaatgattttattaaaaaatacacagtattatatatatatatatatatatatatatatatatatatatatacactacactttaaataatattaaatgcacTCTGTACATAATTCAATAACTGTATCctgcaaatttgtttttgaaaaactatGAATACTGTTGTCATAtttgtcatatatatatataactttttaaataatcatacaaatattttctaaacacTTTAAGAATAACGAGAGAATTTTTAGACTTGTAAGAGTAATGAAAATTGACTTGTGATCCGATGTATATAGAGAAAGTGccaaaatacaatatacagaGTGTTAATACACATATCAATTACTATTTAAAAGACATATGATTTtaacaatacataaaatactctacctttatattatacatgaaatactatacatttaagTTATATgtgaaactttttttagaaCGCTTTCTTTCATTTACATATTCTTGATGCGCACATCGTCACCAGTCTTTATACAAATTTCGTACAAATCATTCAGAATCGAAAAATTAAAGCGAGTTATAGCTAATATAGTACAACGAATCTTTTTAATCTTCGATTTCTAAAAGATCACCACCCATAGCTTTCCAAAAGGCGGTGACTACTTGTTCTGCCACTAGGCGCCTTTCGTTTGTTGGTAAGGACGCCGCGTGTTCCCTCATAGCCATTAATTGACCGTACAACTCCCCAAAGTCCACATTTTCGTCACCCATAATGCCATCTGTAAATTtcaaaactaatataaaagaGCCAGCTCTTTATAGAGTCACTTTTATGTTTTCTGTATTTGTACTAACCAAGCATATCTTGCATGCGTAATGTTTCCGAAGGATCACGCGTTAAtcgaatattttcaaattgctcTTCAATGTCATTTACTTCCAGTGCTTGCCCTGTACATGATTTGTctgtaataaaacaatttaatatccaTATCTATGTGGAAAGAATATGAGTCTTAAGTAACAGAAATTTGATCTATTACCTTTAAGTACAATATTAGGCCACATGTGAGCATGTAGAGCTTCTATGATCCTCTCAATGCCATATTTGTTACCCTCTGTATCACATTCCAAATCTCCTATTGGTTCCAACTCAACCAATTCAAATTTCTTGTGCAAACACCAATTTATAACTAAAACGTACAAGAGACATTATTCTATGTATAATATGGAAATAatgttgtattaaattaacattcttTATTGCTCTTACTTTTATCTCGCAAAGGCGAGTTTGATATAGAACTGCAGGAAAACAACAGAACCTCCGCTGCTGTCAACAAAGTAGTAAAGGATGCCAATTGCTCCAGCTCCTCGTCAACCTTATCCTATAGAAATCAATTGCCGTCAACATATGTTCATCTAATTGGTAAATTCCCATTATGTCTCTTACTGCCTGTGGGTCGTGGTATATGATCAATGCGTCGACTTCTTCCACTGGAACTGTAAGGGACAAGTTTTCTACAGCACACACCAAGACTTGTGATGTATAATACTTGTTGTCAATGTTCCATAAGTAGTTGACAATCTCGTCTTCCTCGGATAGACGTTCTGCTCCTATGCCTGCATTAAAAACgcatatgaaataaaattaagtagaACAGTATAATCATTTATGAAGAATTAGAAGAATATCTCCTTCTACTCACTTTCTGCGATTTCCTTAGCCTTCCCTTCCTTCGTACTAACAATCAGTACTCGAGGTAGATTCATTGTAGAAAGAAATCGAGCACGTGctgaaaaataatcaataatctTCAAATTGCGATTGTTAGACGCAAATTAATCTCAACAGCAAGCTAAAGATCAGGTTAGGTCGTATAAATATGCATCACAATTCACAATGCGTCAAATTGCTAGAGGTTCGCGGAAGATCCGCGGCGGAGCCCGCGGAGGTGACTGTACACTAGCGCCCATCTATTTTCGATATTGAAACTACATAGCACATCTACAAAACATTAACGATTCGAGTCTGTGCTAAAAACTGCAGCGCTTCATACACGCGAAGTTGAATGCGCGCTTCTTACTATAATTTCAATTCGAAACAGCTTTTCATGTCATTTTCAATTAGATCCCCAACATATGTATAAACGATGTGTTGCAAAATTACTGATCGAAACGATGTGTCgaaaattactgaaataatatactatattaaggggatgctggatattcttagaaaaaatacaaaataaatatattttgttataaaatattttggaaatgtgcgagaaaaatagattaataaaataataatttattaataaattctaatcATATACGTGTCTTTGTTAGAAATTTGCTCATCCAATAAGTAGGgtaagcaattaaaataatttcgtgataattaagtaacaataattactaattaatcctaaaatttcaattttattgttgtttttatttatagttatgcgtttacatttttaaaagtatttccCTGGTAACTCCcgagtttaaaataaaaattttgtcatacagtattatttaatatgaacattaaaaaaaagaaagcattaaaattaatatctttgtcaaataaaaagagaGTTTACAAGctatatatcttaaaatttattttattgtttaaatcaACAGGATGAGAAAGATATGTCCATTTCCGGCCTTCGACTCTATCAATTTGATATAATGCATACATTTCACAATTTTTCCGCCCAAGTAGCAACATATAAAAGAGCTATTCGCcgataaataaattcacattgtaataaaaaacatttcaaaactTACTGTATGGTATCAGTGAAATTTATATCAGCCGACAAATTACTCCGACATGAGGCGATTCATTCTTATGTACGTAATTAAAGTAATCGCTTTTTAAGCACGGCATTATATATAggagatattaattaatttaaaaaattagttataattataatatagacatttaataatattatacaatttaaaattaaatataattgtaaaataattacaacacacacacacacatacacacacatatatatatccatgTCTTAATTCATGATGTACTTgagaagataaatttaaaattttataaactaataattctttctttaaatatctttaagcATAAtagtatgtatattttaataattataataaacgcatattatatatatttacattaatcacATTTTGGACCTTTACAGTGCCTTTATTGGCACGTTTCTAACAAGAGACGTTATGCTGTCGAAAGTTCACCAATATCCTTCAAGTCTAGCATGGTTGTTTGGTTCAAATAAACTGAATGATAAtgaggaaaaaaaacgaaCTGTATGCGAATCTGAGGATTGCAAGAAAAtgggtatttttattttgttaaatgatTAGATCGACTGCttcaaaactttaatttgtcaattgctttatttttccatttttctcaGCTAATATGATGTTAGGAAGCATGAACAAATCTGTAAATCCGTGCGACGACTTTTACGAATACGCATGCGGAAGATGGTCGGAGCAAAATCCCATTCCAGAAGGATATCGCGAGTGGAGTGTGCTTTACATACTTCAATTTAACAAAACTGATAAGCAAGTACAAGGTAATTAGCCGATTCATGCGTTGCTATTTATAAAActcaatttaaattacacttaacatatcttaatattattaaatttcgcAGATATTGTGGAGGAAGAACTTAAGGAGGACGATCTTAGAGCGGTAAAGCTTGCGAAAAACTGGTACAAGGCTTGCATGGATACAGgtatgtgtgtttgtgtgtgtgtgtgtgtgtgtgtgtgtgtgtgtgtgtatacttaacaattaaaatatgtccaaaatattgattttatttattcgcaTTGTCGCATTCTACAAGTACAATgctgacaaaaaaattatgcttaTAGACGCTATAGAAAAGCAAGGGATCGATCCGCTGGTTTCAACCTTAACGCGTTTAGGTGGTTGGCCAATGATAATGGAGCCAAATCAATGGGACGAAGAGGAATATAGCTGGCAAAAAGTAGATGATCAATATATGCGCTTGACAGGAAGAAATGCTTTTTACGACGTACGCATAAGCAAGGATTCAGATAATCCAAAAGTAGTAGAGGTACTTATAATGACATATTAATTTGCTTTTAACCAGATTTGTtacaaagaatataattaaacttatattacattttatttcacacttttttaaattaatataatctgtaaatgtaattaatatttctacaacTTAGTGTttcttatcatatttttattatatttattgttttacattatattatttatattgtaattttttaatcctatttCTTGCCGTTAGTCTTTGTATGTTGCAGTAAATTTaagtctaaaaaatttatatttattttctattattaacgcgattgttttttttatgtaaacccGCAGATTGATACGCCACATTTACCACCAGGTTCAAAGACACTACGGTCTATAATGAAATCTGATAAAGAGGACAGTAATGAAAAAGGAGACGAAGAACAAAGCAAAAGTGAGGAGGACCCAAGTGACGAGGAGGAACAAAGCAACGAAGTACATGAACCTGGAAGTGAAGACAAAGATGATTTTAAATTCGTTGACAGTGATAGTGATGACTATGATGACAGTGATGATGATGATTATAATGATagtgataatgatgatgatgataacgATAATGATGATAGCGACGATGATGATAAGAATGGTAGTGGCGATAGCGACAATGATGATGAGGATAGTAGTGGCGATGACAACGATAATGATGATGAGAATGG is a genomic window of Monomorium pharaonis isolate MP-MQ-018 chromosome 7, ASM1337386v2, whole genome shotgun sequence containing:
- the LOC105832374 gene encoding alanine--tRNA ligase, mitochondrial isoform X1, which encodes MRYLRMMTNSITRRIFFTFIRPYSQFASNKPANLIRNEFLDYFTKDLKHSFIRSSPVFPITDQSLAFINAGMNQFKGIFLDYYKPPVTKAVNSQKCIRVGGKHNDLSAVGNDSYHHTFFEMLGNWSFGDYFKEDACLYAWNLLTNVYGIPKECLYVTYFGGDEELGLSPDLECKDIWLRLGLPEYKVLPFGIRDNFWEMGISGPCGSCTEIHVDFMKRSTNQAGRVNKGYADLMELWNIVFIQYERLANGCIVPLPNHHVDTGMGFERLVTLLQGKKSNYDTDLFQPLFDAIQKHSNAPEYKGTFGDDNTSKIDYSYRILADHARMITVALADNMLPEQHPKLRKVLRKAIDVGEKVFRKRGIVSELAYSVIDNLGIAYPELHTNLKQVQRIIDFEEDLVRRLHNTSGKMWNKMIETRPELIAITDWMAPGLMDGYKYLQSILKELHKTNVLPGTVAFKLYDTYGLNSEIIAELAQIESLYFDEMDFEEQLNNRRYQSRIGLDKHSTVITKESLGILEKNHVPKTDDLFKYNYRYDGNTYEFPVLNSKLVGVILNGELVASKDNSNITKINNNKISINIGEILSSTDEIGIILDKTVCYSLEGGQVSDKGNISIKNLFFNIDNVTKVNGYVIHSGHFIKADLPISDLHLQIGDDCLVNIEPNIRVGAMKHHTAAHLLNAALKQVMQVIYQRGCVVDTDSLKFQFNSFGEQLTSEQIKAIEGRINNIIQSYATIIVQTVNSLELLKQNNITLVPGEIYPYTGIRIVEINTDDLKAKEPCCGTHVHNTGVLQHFCFSTYTSKGATKRIIKAVVGPEALRMQQAGEKICQRIAELEGTLQSDKFTYELFNAEINRIKQKINDHHVQVPYLIKEKCLTHLENLNKTVWLREKEIEKNLITREITNATNSSSCFIVYCLNKNPTYLSLHEVISLFSGIPILILSCTNGFVKARCSMPQEMVSNAFNAQTWMDIVLQIFNAEHGSIKGFKPMLVASMKSTKVSQNFQIYIEKAIIEATKFASIHVKKVETANNKNQ
- the LOC105832374 gene encoding alanine--tRNA ligase, mitochondrial isoform X2, encoding MGISGPCGSCTEIHVDFMKRSTNQAGRVNKGYADLMELWNIVFIQYERLANGCIVPLPNHHVDTGMGFERLVTLLQGKKSNYDTDLFQPLFDAIQKHSNAPEYKGTFGDDNTSKIDYSYRILADHARMITVALADNMLPEQHPKLRKVLRKAIDVGEKVFRKRGIVSELAYSVIDNLGIAYPELHTNLKQVQRIIDFEEDLVRRLHNTSGKMWNKMIETRPELIAITDWMAPGLMDGYKYLQSILKELHKTNVLPGTVAFKLYDTYGLNSEIIAELAQIESLYFDEMDFEEQLNNRRYQSRIGLDKHSTVITKESLGILEKNHVPKTDDLFKYNYRYDGNTYEFPVLNSKLVGVILNGELVASKDNSNITKINNNKISINIGEILSSTDEIGIILDKTVCYSLEGGQVSDKGNISIKNLFFNIDNVTKVNGYVIHSGHFIKADLPISDLHLQIGDDCLVNIEPNIRVGAMKHHTAAHLLNAALKQVMQVIYQRGCVVDTDSLKFQFNSFGEQLTSEQIKAIEGRINNIIQSYATIIVQTVNSLELLKQNNITLVPGEIYPYTGIRIVEINTDDLKAKEPCCGTHVHNTGVLQHFCFSTYTSKGATKRIIKAVVGPEALRMQQAGEKICQRIAELEGTLQSDKFTYELFNAEINRIKQKINDHHVQVPYLIKEKCLTHLENLNKTVWLREKEIEKNLITREITNATNSSSCFIVYCLNKNPTYLSLHEVISLFSGIPILILSCTNGFVKARCSMPQEMVSNAFNAQTWMDIVLQIFNAEHGSIKGFKPMLVASMKSTKVSQNFQIYIEKAIIEATKFASIHVKKVETANNKNQ
- the LOC105832373 gene encoding alpha- and gamma-adaptin-binding protein p34, whose translation is MNLPRVLIVSTKEGKAKEIAESIGAERLSEEDEIVNYLWNIDNKYYTSQVLVCAVENLSLTVPVEEVDALIIYHDPQADKVDEELEQLASFTTLLTAAEVLLFSCSSISNSPLRDKIINWCLHKKFELVELEPIGDLECDTEGNKYGIERIIEALHAHMWPNIVLKDKSCTGQALEVNDIEEQFENIRLTRDPSETLRMQDMLDGIMGDENVDFGELYGQLMAMREHAASLPTNERRLVAEQVVTAFWKAMGGDLLEIED